Proteins co-encoded in one Flavobacterium fluviale genomic window:
- a CDS encoding glycosyl hydrolase family 8: MKNLLLITVAFWCLESNAQKQSFPANIKFDHGLMASTKNSLDAQNNYDLWKTNFVETCSNGRYRVKFDPSSQTVSEGIGYGMLLSAYKADKDLFDGLWLYYKDNVNGNKVMNWKINGCSETIGQNGATDAELDAAFALIVADYQWGSTGNINYKTDATALISAIKNYEVEANTYVLKPGDQFGGSQITNPSYFSPAYYRAFGVFTNDITFWNQVAAKSYTVINNNLTVNNAVGGLVSDWCEASGAYSSQAGGYNNGGKSYTYDAARTPWRIAVDYLWYGNADAKTYAKKSSDFVRVNLGGSANIKDGYNQNGTVNGQWHNATFVGAFACAAMAGENQAHLDASYTDLKNLNEPNSYFNHTLKTLYSFLLTGNFYLPPTATLSNENFDIEKSTVTLFPNPSADRITVSAPGKSTISIISSSGSVIHQQKTTSELTEINLANQSRGVYFVKISNDDFKSITKKVILK, encoded by the coding sequence ATGAAAAACCTACTTCTGATTACTGTTGCTTTTTGGTGCCTCGAAAGTAATGCACAAAAGCAATCATTTCCCGCAAATATTAAATTTGATCATGGTCTGATGGCATCAACAAAAAACAGTCTGGATGCCCAAAACAATTATGATCTTTGGAAAACCAATTTTGTAGAAACTTGTTCTAATGGAAGATACAGAGTGAAATTTGATCCTTCTTCTCAAACCGTTTCTGAAGGAATTGGTTACGGAATGCTCTTATCTGCTTATAAGGCAGACAAAGACCTTTTTGATGGACTTTGGTTGTATTACAAAGACAATGTAAACGGCAACAAGGTAATGAACTGGAAAATTAATGGCTGTTCTGAAACCATTGGTCAAAACGGAGCTACAGATGCCGAGCTTGATGCTGCATTTGCCCTTATAGTTGCCGATTATCAATGGGGAAGCACTGGAAACATTAACTACAAAACCGATGCGACTGCTTTAATTTCTGCTATTAAAAATTATGAAGTGGAAGCCAATACTTATGTTTTAAAACCTGGAGATCAATTCGGCGGCAGCCAAATCACAAATCCTTCTTACTTCTCGCCTGCTTATTACAGGGCTTTTGGCGTTTTTACAAACGATATCACTTTTTGGAATCAGGTTGCTGCGAAATCTTACACGGTTATCAACAATAATCTTACTGTAAACAATGCCGTAGGCGGGTTAGTTTCGGACTGGTGTGAAGCTTCCGGAGCTTATTCATCGCAAGCTGGTGGATACAATAACGGCGGAAAAAGCTATACATATGATGCTGCAAGAACACCTTGGCGTATCGCGGTAGATTATTTATGGTACGGAAATGCCGATGCTAAAACGTATGCTAAGAAATCATCTGATTTTGTTCGTGTTAACCTTGGAGGTTCGGCAAATATTAAAGATGGATACAATCAAAACGGAACCGTAAACGGTCAATGGCACAATGCTACTTTTGTCGGCGCGTTTGCCTGTGCTGCAATGGCGGGAGAAAATCAAGCGCATTTAGATGCTTCTTATACCGATTTAAAAAACCTCAACGAACCAAACAGCTATTTCAATCATACCCTAAAAACATTATACTCCTTTTTACTAACTGGTAATTTTTATCTGCCTCCAACTGCTACTTTGTCCAATGAAAATTTTGATATTGAAAAATCTACTGTTACGCTTTTTCCAAATCCGAGCGCTGATCGAATCACAGTTAGTGCGCCTGGGAAATCTACTATCTCGATAATATCTTCTTCAGGAAGTGTTATTCATCAGCAAAAAACAACTTCAGAATTGACAGAAATAAATTTAGCCAACCAATCCAGAGGTGTTTATTTTGTAAAAATATCCAATGATGATTTTAAAAGCATAACTAAAAAAGTGATTTTGAAATAA
- a CDS encoding Sec-independent protein translocase subunit TatA/TatB, producing MGRLGLTEILVIVGIVILLFGGKKIPELMKGLGSGIKEFKNAAKDDQPAAKKQEEETK from the coding sequence ATGGGAAGATTAGGTCTTACAGAAATCCTTGTTATAGTAGGTATTGTGATATTACTTTTTGGAGGTAAAAAAATTCCAGAATTAATGAAAGGTTTAGGAAGTGGAATTAAGGAATTTAAAAACGCTGCTAAAGACGATCAACCTGCTGCTAAAAAACAAGAAGAAGAAACAAAATAG